A DNA window from Salvelinus namaycush isolate Seneca chromosome 30, SaNama_1.0, whole genome shotgun sequence contains the following coding sequences:
- the LOC120025063 gene encoding teashirt homolog 3-like, whose product MMLCDGRLIHRQIPLHSVNIDVSYTDRVFLQMGLPPVFRAYAPEDEKEAALLDEDLEGEDSAGEEEPAVKYMCQDKDFLFNDRPGFHDSLVADFSGHELDNESHLSESSDRMSDFESASLKNEEEVAKVPLTPLSPSSSVVMATSTAIATEDGATTGPDSLEQMKAIYTSFLTNSYWSSLNLNLTQPPAVEKPPRSHSSSSSSSSSSCGSNGNGYDWHQSAVAKTLQQVSQNQNRLNHPAAVQNNLFSTVQLYRQSTKLYGSIFTGASKFRCKDCSAAYDTLVGLTVHMNETGHYRDDNHETDSDGTKRWSKPRKRSLLEMEGKEDAQKVLKCMYCGHSFESLQDLSVHMIKTKHYQKVPLKEPLTPVAAKIISSARKRAPIELDLPSSPDSNGGTPKPSLNDPYDPLQKASNPYITPNNRYGHQNGASYAWQFESRKSQILKCMECGSSHDTLQELTAHMMVTGHFIKVTNSAIKKGKPIMESPPAPIPIISAGEEKFQSVPLAATAFSPPPPPIPPPSSISPAMAVEIKKEEKEEECMKETTNSSKDKKTGDDETEEKFDISSKYSYLTEEDLEESPKGGFDILKSLENTVTSAINKAQNGAPSWGGYPSIHAAYQLPNIMKLSLAHSGKSSALKYMFPGGETLFQNAKNQPLISPPSRQTSPLPKNNFHAMEELVKKVTEKVAKVEEKMREPSVRASPMRQATPSPCSSEAGESARGESPKERRGSKTPESIGGGSHKDCNGDANMKESLENGMESAVKSPISALCGSTAIITDHPPEQPFVNPLSALQSVMNVHLGKAAKPALPSLDPMSMLFKMSNNLAEKAAVAASTPAQTKKHNEHLDRYFYHVNNDQPIDLTKGKNEKSSSLGSAALSSSTSTSSSGSPSSTATMAKASSAVASFMSNSPLRENALSDISDMLRNLTESQASKSSTPTSLSERSDIEGSTQEELEEISPAQKRKGRQSNWNPQHLLILQAQFTASLRQTGDGKYVMSDLSPQERMHISRFTGLSMTTISHWLANVKYQLRRTGGTKFLKNLDSGHPVFFCSDCASQIRSPSTYVSHLESHLGFRLRDLAKLSGEQLVSQISRHTKSLSEKLLSNHSHSNPHSLSHAHSLSPSPDEDGSSTSYQCKLCNRTFASKHAVKLHLSKTHGKSPEDHLMYVCELEKQ is encoded by the coding sequence cGTATGCCCCTGAGGATGAGAAGGAGGCTGCCCTGCTCGATGAGGACCTGGAAGGGGAGGACTCTGCCGGGGAGGAGGAGCCTGCGGTCAAGTACATGTGCCAAGACAAGGACTTCCTTTTCAATGACCGGCCTGGTTTCCACGACTCCCTCGTGGCCGACTTCTCCGGCCATGAGTTGGACAATGAGTCTCACCTGAGTGAGTCCAGTGACCGCATGTCAGACTTTGAGAGTGCCTCTCTCAAAAATGAGGAGGAGGTTGCGAAGGTGCCACTAACGCCCTTGTCGCCATCATCCTCTGTCGTGATGGCCACCAGCACAGCTATAGCCACGGAGGACGGCGCCACCACCGGGCCAGACAGCCTGGAGCAGATGAAGGCCATCTACACCAGCTTCCTGACCAACTCTTACTGGTCGTCTCTGAACCTCAACCTCACCCAGCCGCCAGCGGTGGAGAAACCTCCACGcagccacagcagcagcagcagtagcagtagcagcagttgtgGCAGCAATGGCAATGGTTACGACTGGCACCAGTCCGCCGTGGCCAAGACCCTCCAGCAGGTCTCTCAGAACCAGAACCGGCTCAACCACCCAGCAGCGGTTCAAAACAACCTATTCAGCACTGTGCAGCTCTACCGTCAGAGCACAAAGCTCTACGGCTCCATCTTCACAGGTGCCAGTAAGTTCCGCTGCAAGGACTGCAGTGCTGCCTACGACACGCTGGTGGGGCTGACTGTACACATGAATGAGACAGGCCACTACCGTGATGACAACCACGAGACAGACAGCGACGGCACCAAGCGCTGGTCCAAGCCACGTAAACGATCCCTCCTGGAGATGGAAGGGAAAGAAGATGCCCAGAAGGTCCTGAAGTGTATGTACTGTGGACATTCCTTTGAGTCTCTGCAGGACCTCAGTGTCCACATGATTAAGACAAAACACTACCAGAAAGTGCCTCTGAAGGAGCCATTGACTCCTGTGGCAGCCAAGATCATCTCCTCCGCCCGGAAGAGAGCCCCCATCGAGCTCGACCTCCCCAGCTCCCCAGACTCCAATGGGGGCACCCCCAAACCCTCCCTAAATGACCCTTATGACCCCCTCCAGAAGGCATCCAACCCCTACATCACCCCAAACAACCGTTACGGACACCAGAATGGAGCCAGTTATGCTTGGCAGTTCGAGTCCAGGAAGTCCCAGATCCTGAAATGCATGGAATGTGGCAGCTCCCACGATACACTTCAGGAGCTAACAGCACACATGATGGTGACCGGTCACTTCATCAAGGTCACAAACTCTGCCATTAAGAAAGGCAAGCCCATCATGGAGTCTCCCCCAGCACCCATCCCCATCATCTCTGCTGGTGAGGAGAAATTCCAGTCTGTGCCACTGGCAGCCACAGCATTCTCCCCACCTCCTCCACCCATACCTCCTCCCTCTAGTATTTCCCCTGCCATGGCTGTGGAGAttaagaaggaggagaaggaagaggaatgTATGAAGGAAACCACTAACAGCAGCAAAGACAAGAAGACCGGAGATGACGAGACAGAGGAGAAATTCGATATCTCCTCCAAATACTCTTACTTAACAGAGGAGGATTTGGAGGAGAGCCCTAAGGGAGGGTTTGACATCCTCAAGTCCTTGGAGAACACAGTGACATCAGCCATCAACAAAGCACAGAACGGTGCTCCCAGCTGGGGGGGCTACCCCAGCATCCATGCTGCATACCAGCTGCCCAACATCATGAAGCTCTCACTGGCCCACTCAGGGAAGAGCTCAGCCCTGAAGTACATGTTCCCTGGAGGAGAGACCCTTTTCCAAAATGCCAAAAACCAACCTCTGATCTCCCCGCCCAGCCGccagacctctcctctccccaaaaACAACTTCCACGCCATGGAGGAGCTGGTGAAGAAGGTGACTGAGAAAGTAGCCAAGGTGGAGGAGAAGATGCGGGAGCCCAGTGTAAGGGCGTCCCCAATGAGACAAGCCACACCCTCCCCCTGCAGCAGCGAGGCAGGGGAGTCAGCCAGAGGGGAGTCCcccaaagagaggagagggtctaAAACCCCCGAGAGCATCGGAGGAGGCAGCCACAAAGACTGTAACGGTGACGCCAATATGAAGGAGTCGCTGGAGAATGGAATGGAGTCTGCTGTCAAATCCCCCATCTCTGCCTTGTGTGGCAGCACAGCCATTATTACAGACCACCCGCCAGAGCAGCCCTTCGTCAATCCTCTAAGTGCGCTTCAGTCCGTGATGAACGTCCACCTGGGTAAGGCAGCCAAGCCTGCTCTGCCGTCCCTGGACCCCATGAGCATGCTCTTCAAGATGAGCAACAACCTGGCAGAGAAGGCCGCGGTCGCCGCTTCCACCCCAGCTCAGACCAAAAAACACAACGAGCACTTGGACCGCTACTTCTACCACGTCAACAACGACCAGCCAATAGACCTGACCAAAGGCAAGAATGAAAAGAGTAGCTCCCTGGGTTCAGCTGCCCTGTCGTCATCCACATCAACATCCTCCTCGGGctccccctcctccacagccACCATGGCCAAGGCCTCTTCTGCTGTGGCCTCATTCATGTCCAACTCCCCGCTGCGTGAGAACGCCCTGTCTGACATATCAGACATGCTGAGAAACCTCACCGAGAGTCAAGCTTCCAAGTCCTCCACGCCCACCAGCCTGTCGGAAAGGTCTGACATCGAGGGTTCCACTCAAGAGGAGCTCGAGGAGATCTCTCCAGCCCAGAAACGCAAGGGCCGGCAGTCCAACTGGAACCCCCAACACCTGCTCATCCTACAGGCCCAGTTTACTGCCAGCCTCCGGCAGACTGGCGATGGGAAGTATGTGATGTCAGACCTGAGCCCCCAGGAGAGGATGCACATCTCTCGTTTCACAGGCCTCTCCATGACGACCATCAGCCACTGGCTGGCCAACGTCAAGTACCAGCTGAGGAGAACCGGAGGGACGAAGTTCTTAAAAAACCTGGACTCAGGCCACCCAGTGTTCTTCTGCAGCGACTGTGCTTCTCAGATTCGTTCCCCCTCCACCTACGTCAGCCACTTGGAGTCTCACCTGGGCTTCAGACTCAGAGACCTGGCCAAACTGTCTGGAGAACAGCTTGTCAGCCAGATCTCACGTCACACCAAAAGCCTGTCCGAAAAACTGCTCTCCAACCACTCCCACTCCaaccctcactccctctcccacgcccactccctgtccccctcc